The Bubalus bubalis isolate 160015118507 breed Murrah chromosome 1, NDDB_SH_1, whole genome shotgun sequence genome includes a region encoding these proteins:
- the LOC112578816 gene encoding keratin-associated protein 21-1-like produces the protein MCCNYCGNSCGYGCGNSYSCGFSPYYGCGYGTRYGCGYGAGCGYGSGYGCGLSPYYGCGYSSCYGCGYGTRYGCGYGSCCGCGYGSGYHSYGPVCYRRCYSSCC, from the coding sequence GCAACTCCTGTGGCTATGGCTGTGGAAACAGCTACAGCTGTGGGTTCAGCCCCTATTATGGCTGTGGTTATGGAACCAGATATGGCTGTGGATATGGGGCTGGCTGTGGATATGGTTCAGGATATGGCTGTGGATTGAGCCCCTATTATGGCTGTGGATACAGCTCCTGTTATGGCTGTGGTTATGGAACCAGATATGGCTGTGGATACGGCTCCTGCTGTGGCTGTGGATATGGCTCTGGCTACCACAGTTATGGGCCAGTCTGCTACAGGAGATGTTATTCTTCTTGCTGCTAG